Proteins found in one Quercus robur chromosome 2, dhQueRobu3.1, whole genome shotgun sequence genomic segment:
- the LOC126714423 gene encoding uncharacterized protein LOC126714423 isoform X2, whose amino-acid sequence MIKDPIKHVEPDPVRENNRKRSIHESYKVFRNTNSSSMAKNDVQDTILEIDPTMCPPFAGIKQTGIESTLDPVEVNLLNRKKRRRKNRKKKTNVLQNSGQVQKLPEEGCPTSINHMSSTSELSISADDKCKVLTSAHSFSMPRSEVEDTISGVEQTSMEATQNPAEVNLVSRKKRRMGSPMATTNAQQNNGQDQKLLEQGFLTSTNHTNNTSTRSLSGERNGVEKAVSLGTDENSPLSVINSSQSLSHGSYKVFSNTSSSSMAKSEEQGTILGVEFTLCSPFDRIEQMGVETTQDLVEVNLESQKRKKKKNWKKPPKALQNSGQSQKLLEEGCLTSTNHMNIMSTSSLSAEKNNGGNISLFGTEETNTSPVANSSQSLSHENHKVNVNSFSMSRSEAQDTVPGVDSALCPSISRIEERGMEATQNPVEVNPGSLKKRRRSRKKKRNALQNSGQPQQLPEERFLTSTNHMNIMSTVGLSDKRNSEGKVISLGTDETNTFAVTNSSQGLSHENFKHFNNANSFLMTKSEVQDTTPGADSTLCPPFDGIDQCRETTQNPVEVNPVCKKKKRRKNRKKHPDALQNGGQTQKLPEEGCLTIANHKNIISTVSSLDERNTEEKVISLGTGETNSFSVTNSSASLSRENSKVFSNTYSLPIMCPPLAEIERVGLETTKNPVEVNMVIKKKKKRKRNKKKEPNTLHNGGQAQKLGEDSCPTSTNDMHIMSNLSLSDEKNGEEKFFAPAGDKIEQVCVAVADEGDKNSEISHISLLRAPVGHLRKKLLILDINGVLADIVLPAPKNCKPDFKFAGRALFKRPFYQDFLKFCFERFEVGVWSSRAKKNVTRVIDYLMGGVKCKLLLCWDRSHCTPTKFKTLEDKHKPVVLKELTKIWEKHDPSLPWKKGDYNQSNTLLLDDSPYKALLNPPHTAIFPDSFNFQNTGDKSLGAGGELRVYLEGLAEAENVQNYVRENPFGQRAITERNTSWEFYERIINSLKS is encoded by the exons GACAATGTGCCCTCCCTTTGCCGGTATTAAACAAACGGGCATAGAATCAACCCTAGATCCTGTGGAAGTGAATCTGttgaatagaaagaaaaggagaaggaaaaatCGGAAAAAGAAGACAAATGTACTTCAAAATAGTGGACAAGTTCAAAAGTTGCCAGAGGAAGGTTGCCCTACTAGCATCAATCATATGAGTAGTACATCAGAACTAAGTATATCAG CAGATGACAAATGTAAGGTCTTAACCAGCGCACATTCTTTTTCAATGCCAAGGAGTGAAGTGGAAGATACTATCTCAGGAGTAGAACAGACAAGCATGGAAGCAACCCAAAATCCTGCGGAAGTGAATCTGGTGAGtagaaagaaaaggagaatgGGAAGTCCTATGGCAACGACTAATGCACAGCAAAACAATGGACAAGATCAAAAGCTTCTAGAGCAAGGTTTTCTTACAAGCACCAATCACACGAATAATACATCAACACGAAGCCTATCAGGTGAAAGAAATGGTGTAGAAAAGGCTGTTTCATTAGGTACTGATGAAAATAGTCCTCTTTCAGTGATCAATTCTTCACAGAGTTTGTCACATGGCAGTTATAAGGTCTTCAGCAATACTAGTTCTTCTTCAATGGCCAAGAGTGAAGAGCAGGGTACTATCTTGGGGGTAGAATTTACACTGTGCTCTCCCTTTGATAGGATTGAACAAATGGGTGTGGAAACAACTCAAGATCTTGTAGAAGTGAATCTGGAAagtcaaaagagaaaaaagaagaaaaattggaaGAAGCCTCCTAAGGCACTGCAAAATAGTGGACAAAGTCAAAAGCTGCTTGAGGAAGGTTGTCTAACTAGCACCAATCATATGAATATTATGTCAACATCAAGTTTGTCAGCTGAAAAAAACAATGGAGGAAACATTAGCTTGTTCGGAACAGAAGAAACTAATACTTCTCCAGTGGCTAATTCTTCACAAAGTTTATCACATGAAAATCATAAGGTCAATGTTAATTCCTTTTCAATGAGCAGGAGTGAAGCACAAGACACTGTTCCAGGGGTAGATTCAGCACTGTGCCCTTCCATTTCTAGGATTGAGGAGAGGGGCATGGAGGCAACCCAAAATCCTGTGGAAGTGAATCCGGGGAGTCTAAAGAAAAGGAGGAGAAGTCGGAAGAAGAAGCGTAATGCATTACAAAATAGTGGACAACCTCAACAGCTGCCAGAGGAACGTTTTCTGACAAGCACCAATCACATGAATATTATGTCAACAGTAGGTCTATCAGATAAAAGAAACAGTGAAGGAAAAGTGATTTCACTGGGCACTGATGAAACTAATACTTTTGCAGTGACTAATTCCTCACAAGGTCTGTCACatgaaaattttaagcacttcAACAATGCTAATTCTTTTTTGATGACCAAGAGTGAAGTGCAAGATACTACCCCAGGAGCAGATTCAACACTGTGCCCTCCCTTTGATGGGATTGACCAGTGTAGGGAAACAACCCAAAATCCTGTGGAAGTAAATCCAGtgtgtaaaaagaaaaaaagaaggaaaaatcgGAAAAAGCACCCTGATGCTTTGCAAAATGGTGGACAAACTCAAAAGCTGCCAGAGGAAGGTTGCCTGACTATTGCCAATCATAAGAATATTATATCAACTGTGAGTTCATTAGATGAAAGAAATACTGAAGAAAAAGTTATTTCATTGGGTACTGGTGAAACTAACTCTTTCTCAGTGACCAATTCTTCAGCAAGTCTATCACGTGAAAATTCTAAGGTCTTCAGCAATACTTATTCTTTGCCAATAATGTGCCCTCCCTTAGCTGAAATTGAACGGGTGGGTTTGGAAACAACCAAAAATCCTGTGGAAGTGAATatggtgattaaaaaaaagaaaaaaagaaaaagaaataaaaagaaagagccTAATACATTGCATAATGGTGGACAAGCTCAAAAGCTGGGTGAGGACAGTTGCCCAACTAGCACCAATGATATGCATATTATGTCAAATCTAAGTCTATCGGATGAAAAAAATGGTGAAGAAAAGTTTTTTGCACCAGCTGGTGATAAAATTGAACAAGTTTGTGTTGCTGTTGCTGATGAAGGGGATAAAAACTCAGAGATTTCTCATATTTCTCTTTTGAGAGCACCTGTTGGTCATTTGAGGAAGAAGCTTCTCATTCTTGATATAAATGGGGTGCTTGCTGATATAGTTCTACCTGCTCCAAAGAATTGCAAACCAGACTTTAAATTTGCAGGACGGGCAC TATTCAAGAGGCCATTCTATCAGGATTTCCTGAAGTTCTGCTTTGAGAGATTTGAAGTGGGCGTGTGGTCCTCAAGAGCCAA GAAAAATGTGACAAGggtgattgattatttgatgGGAGGTGTGAAGTGTAAGCTGCTACTTTGTTGG GATCGATCTCATTGCACTCCTACAAAGTTCAAGACTCTTGAAGACAAGCACAAGCCTGTGGTCTTAAAGGAGTTGACAAAAATTTGGGAAAAACATGACCCTAGTCTTCCATGGAAGAAGGGGGACTATAATCAATCAAATACGTTGTTGTTGGATGATTCTCCATACAAAGCATTGCTTAATCCT CCGCACACAGCAATCTTCCCTGATtcattcaattttcaaaatacggGTGATAAATCATTAG GTGCTGGTGGCGAGCTTCGGGTTTATCTGGAGGGATTGGCTGAAGCTGAAAATGTACAGAACTATGTAAGGGAAAACCCTTTTGGTCAAAGAGCTATCACTGAAAGAAATACATCTTGGGAATTTTACGAGAGGATTATAAATTCGTTAAAATCCTAA
- the LOC126714423 gene encoding uncharacterized protein LOC126714423 isoform X1, which translates to MIKDPIKHVEPDPVRENNRKRSIHESYKVFRNTNSSSMAKNDVQDTILEIDPTMCPPFAGIKQTGIESTLDPVEVNLLNRKKRRRKNRKKKTNVLQNSGQVQKLPEEGCPTSINHMSSTSELSISGERNCEEKVILLGTDETNSFSVTNPSQILADDKCKVLTSAHSFSMPRSEVEDTISGVEQTSMEATQNPAEVNLVSRKKRRMGSPMATTNAQQNNGQDQKLLEQGFLTSTNHTNNTSTRSLSGERNGVEKAVSLGTDENSPLSVINSSQSLSHGSYKVFSNTSSSSMAKSEEQGTILGVEFTLCSPFDRIEQMGVETTQDLVEVNLESQKRKKKKNWKKPPKALQNSGQSQKLLEEGCLTSTNHMNIMSTSSLSAEKNNGGNISLFGTEETNTSPVANSSQSLSHENHKVNVNSFSMSRSEAQDTVPGVDSALCPSISRIEERGMEATQNPVEVNPGSLKKRRRSRKKKRNALQNSGQPQQLPEERFLTSTNHMNIMSTVGLSDKRNSEGKVISLGTDETNTFAVTNSSQGLSHENFKHFNNANSFLMTKSEVQDTTPGADSTLCPPFDGIDQCRETTQNPVEVNPVCKKKKRRKNRKKHPDALQNGGQTQKLPEEGCLTIANHKNIISTVSSLDERNTEEKVISLGTGETNSFSVTNSSASLSRENSKVFSNTYSLPIMCPPLAEIERVGLETTKNPVEVNMVIKKKKKRKRNKKKEPNTLHNGGQAQKLGEDSCPTSTNDMHIMSNLSLSDEKNGEEKFFAPAGDKIEQVCVAVADEGDKNSEISHISLLRAPVGHLRKKLLILDINGVLADIVLPAPKNCKPDFKFAGRALFKRPFYQDFLKFCFERFEVGVWSSRAKKNVTRVIDYLMGGVKCKLLLCWDRSHCTPTKFKTLEDKHKPVVLKELTKIWEKHDPSLPWKKGDYNQSNTLLLDDSPYKALLNPPHTAIFPDSFNFQNTGDKSLGAGGELRVYLEGLAEAENVQNYVRENPFGQRAITERNTSWEFYERIINSLKS; encoded by the exons GACAATGTGCCCTCCCTTTGCCGGTATTAAACAAACGGGCATAGAATCAACCCTAGATCCTGTGGAAGTGAATCTGttgaatagaaagaaaaggagaaggaaaaatCGGAAAAAGAAGACAAATGTACTTCAAAATAGTGGACAAGTTCAAAAGTTGCCAGAGGAAGGTTGCCCTACTAGCATCAATCATATGAGTAGTACATCAGAACTAAGTATATCAGGTGAAAGAAACTGTGaagaaaaagttattttattggGCACTGATGAAACTAATTCCTTTTCAGTGACTAATCCTTCACAAATTCTAGCAGATGACAAATGTAAGGTCTTAACCAGCGCACATTCTTTTTCAATGCCAAGGAGTGAAGTGGAAGATACTATCTCAGGAGTAGAACAGACAAGCATGGAAGCAACCCAAAATCCTGCGGAAGTGAATCTGGTGAGtagaaagaaaaggagaatgGGAAGTCCTATGGCAACGACTAATGCACAGCAAAACAATGGACAAGATCAAAAGCTTCTAGAGCAAGGTTTTCTTACAAGCACCAATCACACGAATAATACATCAACACGAAGCCTATCAGGTGAAAGAAATGGTGTAGAAAAGGCTGTTTCATTAGGTACTGATGAAAATAGTCCTCTTTCAGTGATCAATTCTTCACAGAGTTTGTCACATGGCAGTTATAAGGTCTTCAGCAATACTAGTTCTTCTTCAATGGCCAAGAGTGAAGAGCAGGGTACTATCTTGGGGGTAGAATTTACACTGTGCTCTCCCTTTGATAGGATTGAACAAATGGGTGTGGAAACAACTCAAGATCTTGTAGAAGTGAATCTGGAAagtcaaaagagaaaaaagaagaaaaattggaaGAAGCCTCCTAAGGCACTGCAAAATAGTGGACAAAGTCAAAAGCTGCTTGAGGAAGGTTGTCTAACTAGCACCAATCATATGAATATTATGTCAACATCAAGTTTGTCAGCTGAAAAAAACAATGGAGGAAACATTAGCTTGTTCGGAACAGAAGAAACTAATACTTCTCCAGTGGCTAATTCTTCACAAAGTTTATCACATGAAAATCATAAGGTCAATGTTAATTCCTTTTCAATGAGCAGGAGTGAAGCACAAGACACTGTTCCAGGGGTAGATTCAGCACTGTGCCCTTCCATTTCTAGGATTGAGGAGAGGGGCATGGAGGCAACCCAAAATCCTGTGGAAGTGAATCCGGGGAGTCTAAAGAAAAGGAGGAGAAGTCGGAAGAAGAAGCGTAATGCATTACAAAATAGTGGACAACCTCAACAGCTGCCAGAGGAACGTTTTCTGACAAGCACCAATCACATGAATATTATGTCAACAGTAGGTCTATCAGATAAAAGAAACAGTGAAGGAAAAGTGATTTCACTGGGCACTGATGAAACTAATACTTTTGCAGTGACTAATTCCTCACAAGGTCTGTCACatgaaaattttaagcacttcAACAATGCTAATTCTTTTTTGATGACCAAGAGTGAAGTGCAAGATACTACCCCAGGAGCAGATTCAACACTGTGCCCTCCCTTTGATGGGATTGACCAGTGTAGGGAAACAACCCAAAATCCTGTGGAAGTAAATCCAGtgtgtaaaaagaaaaaaagaaggaaaaatcgGAAAAAGCACCCTGATGCTTTGCAAAATGGTGGACAAACTCAAAAGCTGCCAGAGGAAGGTTGCCTGACTATTGCCAATCATAAGAATATTATATCAACTGTGAGTTCATTAGATGAAAGAAATACTGAAGAAAAAGTTATTTCATTGGGTACTGGTGAAACTAACTCTTTCTCAGTGACCAATTCTTCAGCAAGTCTATCACGTGAAAATTCTAAGGTCTTCAGCAATACTTATTCTTTGCCAATAATGTGCCCTCCCTTAGCTGAAATTGAACGGGTGGGTTTGGAAACAACCAAAAATCCTGTGGAAGTGAATatggtgattaaaaaaaagaaaaaaagaaaaagaaataaaaagaaagagccTAATACATTGCATAATGGTGGACAAGCTCAAAAGCTGGGTGAGGACAGTTGCCCAACTAGCACCAATGATATGCATATTATGTCAAATCTAAGTCTATCGGATGAAAAAAATGGTGAAGAAAAGTTTTTTGCACCAGCTGGTGATAAAATTGAACAAGTTTGTGTTGCTGTTGCTGATGAAGGGGATAAAAACTCAGAGATTTCTCATATTTCTCTTTTGAGAGCACCTGTTGGTCATTTGAGGAAGAAGCTTCTCATTCTTGATATAAATGGGGTGCTTGCTGATATAGTTCTACCTGCTCCAAAGAATTGCAAACCAGACTTTAAATTTGCAGGACGGGCAC TATTCAAGAGGCCATTCTATCAGGATTTCCTGAAGTTCTGCTTTGAGAGATTTGAAGTGGGCGTGTGGTCCTCAAGAGCCAA GAAAAATGTGACAAGggtgattgattatttgatgGGAGGTGTGAAGTGTAAGCTGCTACTTTGTTGG GATCGATCTCATTGCACTCCTACAAAGTTCAAGACTCTTGAAGACAAGCACAAGCCTGTGGTCTTAAAGGAGTTGACAAAAATTTGGGAAAAACATGACCCTAGTCTTCCATGGAAGAAGGGGGACTATAATCAATCAAATACGTTGTTGTTGGATGATTCTCCATACAAAGCATTGCTTAATCCT CCGCACACAGCAATCTTCCCTGATtcattcaattttcaaaatacggGTGATAAATCATTAG GTGCTGGTGGCGAGCTTCGGGTTTATCTGGAGGGATTGGCTGAAGCTGAAAATGTACAGAACTATGTAAGGGAAAACCCTTTTGGTCAAAGAGCTATCACTGAAAGAAATACATCTTGGGAATTTTACGAGAGGATTATAAATTCGTTAAAATCCTAA
- the LOC126714423 gene encoding uncharacterized protein LOC126714423 isoform X3, with translation MIKDPIKHVEPDPVRENNRKRSIHESYKVFRNTNSSSMAKNDVQDTILEIDPTMCPPFAGIKQTGIESTLDPVEVNLLNRKKRRRKNRKKKTNVLQNSGQVQKLPEEGCPTSINHMSSTSELSISDDKCKVLTSAHSFSMPRSEVEDTISGVEQTSMEATQNPAEVNLVSRKKRRMGSPMATTNAQQNNGQDQKLLEQGFLTSTNHTNNTSTRSLSGERNGVEKAVSLGTDENSPLSVINSSQSLSHGSYKVFSNTSSSSMAKSEEQGTILGVEFTLCSPFDRIEQMGVETTQDLVEVNLESQKRKKKKNWKKPPKALQNSGQSQKLLEEGCLTSTNHMNIMSTSSLSAEKNNGGNISLFGTEETNTSPVANSSQSLSHENHKVNVNSFSMSRSEAQDTVPGVDSALCPSISRIEERGMEATQNPVEVNPGSLKKRRRSRKKKRNALQNSGQPQQLPEERFLTSTNHMNIMSTVGLSDKRNSEGKVISLGTDETNTFAVTNSSQGLSHENFKHFNNANSFLMTKSEVQDTTPGADSTLCPPFDGIDQCRETTQNPVEVNPVCKKKKRRKNRKKHPDALQNGGQTQKLPEEGCLTIANHKNIISTVSSLDERNTEEKVISLGTGETNSFSVTNSSASLSRENSKVFSNTYSLPIMCPPLAEIERVGLETTKNPVEVNMVIKKKKKRKRNKKKEPNTLHNGGQAQKLGEDSCPTSTNDMHIMSNLSLSDEKNGEEKFFAPAGDKIEQVCVAVADEGDKNSEISHISLLRAPVGHLRKKLLILDINGVLADIVLPAPKNCKPDFKFAGRALFKRPFYQDFLKFCFERFEVGVWSSRAKKNVTRVIDYLMGGVKCKLLLCWDRSHCTPTKFKTLEDKHKPVVLKELTKIWEKHDPSLPWKKGDYNQSNTLLLDDSPYKALLNPPHTAIFPDSFNFQNTGDKSLGAGGELRVYLEGLAEAENVQNYVRENPFGQRAITERNTSWEFYERIINSLKS, from the exons GACAATGTGCCCTCCCTTTGCCGGTATTAAACAAACGGGCATAGAATCAACCCTAGATCCTGTGGAAGTGAATCTGttgaatagaaagaaaaggagaaggaaaaatCGGAAAAAGAAGACAAATGTACTTCAAAATAGTGGACAAGTTCAAAAGTTGCCAGAGGAAGGTTGCCCTACTAGCATCAATCATATGAGTAGTACATCAGAACTAAGTATATCAG ATGACAAATGTAAGGTCTTAACCAGCGCACATTCTTTTTCAATGCCAAGGAGTGAAGTGGAAGATACTATCTCAGGAGTAGAACAGACAAGCATGGAAGCAACCCAAAATCCTGCGGAAGTGAATCTGGTGAGtagaaagaaaaggagaatgGGAAGTCCTATGGCAACGACTAATGCACAGCAAAACAATGGACAAGATCAAAAGCTTCTAGAGCAAGGTTTTCTTACAAGCACCAATCACACGAATAATACATCAACACGAAGCCTATCAGGTGAAAGAAATGGTGTAGAAAAGGCTGTTTCATTAGGTACTGATGAAAATAGTCCTCTTTCAGTGATCAATTCTTCACAGAGTTTGTCACATGGCAGTTATAAGGTCTTCAGCAATACTAGTTCTTCTTCAATGGCCAAGAGTGAAGAGCAGGGTACTATCTTGGGGGTAGAATTTACACTGTGCTCTCCCTTTGATAGGATTGAACAAATGGGTGTGGAAACAACTCAAGATCTTGTAGAAGTGAATCTGGAAagtcaaaagagaaaaaagaagaaaaattggaaGAAGCCTCCTAAGGCACTGCAAAATAGTGGACAAAGTCAAAAGCTGCTTGAGGAAGGTTGTCTAACTAGCACCAATCATATGAATATTATGTCAACATCAAGTTTGTCAGCTGAAAAAAACAATGGAGGAAACATTAGCTTGTTCGGAACAGAAGAAACTAATACTTCTCCAGTGGCTAATTCTTCACAAAGTTTATCACATGAAAATCATAAGGTCAATGTTAATTCCTTTTCAATGAGCAGGAGTGAAGCACAAGACACTGTTCCAGGGGTAGATTCAGCACTGTGCCCTTCCATTTCTAGGATTGAGGAGAGGGGCATGGAGGCAACCCAAAATCCTGTGGAAGTGAATCCGGGGAGTCTAAAGAAAAGGAGGAGAAGTCGGAAGAAGAAGCGTAATGCATTACAAAATAGTGGACAACCTCAACAGCTGCCAGAGGAACGTTTTCTGACAAGCACCAATCACATGAATATTATGTCAACAGTAGGTCTATCAGATAAAAGAAACAGTGAAGGAAAAGTGATTTCACTGGGCACTGATGAAACTAATACTTTTGCAGTGACTAATTCCTCACAAGGTCTGTCACatgaaaattttaagcacttcAACAATGCTAATTCTTTTTTGATGACCAAGAGTGAAGTGCAAGATACTACCCCAGGAGCAGATTCAACACTGTGCCCTCCCTTTGATGGGATTGACCAGTGTAGGGAAACAACCCAAAATCCTGTGGAAGTAAATCCAGtgtgtaaaaagaaaaaaagaaggaaaaatcgGAAAAAGCACCCTGATGCTTTGCAAAATGGTGGACAAACTCAAAAGCTGCCAGAGGAAGGTTGCCTGACTATTGCCAATCATAAGAATATTATATCAACTGTGAGTTCATTAGATGAAAGAAATACTGAAGAAAAAGTTATTTCATTGGGTACTGGTGAAACTAACTCTTTCTCAGTGACCAATTCTTCAGCAAGTCTATCACGTGAAAATTCTAAGGTCTTCAGCAATACTTATTCTTTGCCAATAATGTGCCCTCCCTTAGCTGAAATTGAACGGGTGGGTTTGGAAACAACCAAAAATCCTGTGGAAGTGAATatggtgattaaaaaaaagaaaaaaagaaaaagaaataaaaagaaagagccTAATACATTGCATAATGGTGGACAAGCTCAAAAGCTGGGTGAGGACAGTTGCCCAACTAGCACCAATGATATGCATATTATGTCAAATCTAAGTCTATCGGATGAAAAAAATGGTGAAGAAAAGTTTTTTGCACCAGCTGGTGATAAAATTGAACAAGTTTGTGTTGCTGTTGCTGATGAAGGGGATAAAAACTCAGAGATTTCTCATATTTCTCTTTTGAGAGCACCTGTTGGTCATTTGAGGAAGAAGCTTCTCATTCTTGATATAAATGGGGTGCTTGCTGATATAGTTCTACCTGCTCCAAAGAATTGCAAACCAGACTTTAAATTTGCAGGACGGGCAC TATTCAAGAGGCCATTCTATCAGGATTTCCTGAAGTTCTGCTTTGAGAGATTTGAAGTGGGCGTGTGGTCCTCAAGAGCCAA GAAAAATGTGACAAGggtgattgattatttgatgGGAGGTGTGAAGTGTAAGCTGCTACTTTGTTGG GATCGATCTCATTGCACTCCTACAAAGTTCAAGACTCTTGAAGACAAGCACAAGCCTGTGGTCTTAAAGGAGTTGACAAAAATTTGGGAAAAACATGACCCTAGTCTTCCATGGAAGAAGGGGGACTATAATCAATCAAATACGTTGTTGTTGGATGATTCTCCATACAAAGCATTGCTTAATCCT CCGCACACAGCAATCTTCCCTGATtcattcaattttcaaaatacggGTGATAAATCATTAG GTGCTGGTGGCGAGCTTCGGGTTTATCTGGAGGGATTGGCTGAAGCTGAAAATGTACAGAACTATGTAAGGGAAAACCCTTTTGGTCAAAGAGCTATCACTGAAAGAAATACATCTTGGGAATTTTACGAGAGGATTATAAATTCGTTAAAATCCTAA